A genomic window from Agrobacterium tumefaciens includes:
- a CDS encoding PRC-barrel domain-containing protein, whose translation MAKKLTILVTAALMGTTAFAPLAIAQGTTQPAPANPGAQTEPATPPATPMTPAAPAANDSAATTTGGAYITEQGETQISANDYIGKSVYTAADESIGNVTNLIMAEDGGLVAAVIGVGGFLGIGAKDVAVPMDKVTMTRNAQDGTIRLTTTETAETLKAAPEFKTLEQKTSEKNAATPAAPDSTTTSATKP comes from the coding sequence ATGGCAAAGAAACTTACGATACTCGTCACCGCCGCCCTGATGGGCACGACGGCTTTCGCGCCGCTTGCCATCGCTCAGGGCACCACCCAGCCCGCACCGGCAAATCCGGGTGCGCAGACCGAGCCGGCAACGCCGCCTGCCACTCCGATGACGCCTGCGGCTCCTGCGGCCAATGACAGCGCGGCCACAACCACGGGCGGTGCTTACATCACCGAGCAGGGCGAAACGCAGATCAGCGCCAATGACTATATTGGCAAGTCGGTCTACACCGCAGCCGATGAAAGCATCGGTAACGTCACCAATCTCATCATGGCGGAAGATGGCGGCCTGGTCGCAGCCGTGATCGGCGTTGGCGGTTTCCTCGGCATCGGCGCCAAGGATGTAGCCGTGCCCATGGACAAGGTGACGATGACGCGCAATGCGCAGGACGGCACCATCCGCCTGACGACGACCGAAACGGCAGAGACGCTGAAGGCGGCTCCCGAGTTCAAGACGCTGGAACAGAAGACCAGCGAAAAGAACGCGGCAACCCCGGCGGCACCGGATAGTACGACGACATCCGCCACCAAGCCTTAA
- the galE gene encoding UDP-glucose 4-epimerase GalE has product MKKKVLVVGGAGYIGSHTCLLLSERGYEPVVFDNLSNGHEEFVRWGPFEQGDIRDRARLDEVFAKHQPEAVLHFAALIEVGESVKQPVAFYDNNVIGSLNLLSAAIDAGVTAFVFSSTCATYGLPEQVPIDETHRQAPINPYGRTKWVVEQALKDYSAYKGLRSVMLRYFNAAGADFEGRIGEWHKPETHAIPLAIEAALGRRQGFKVFGTDYDTRDGTCVRDYIHILDLADAHVRAVDYLLAGGETVELNLGTGTGTTVKELLAAISEVSGRPFPVEYTGRRDGDSTTLVANNDKAKEVLGWEPRYSLSDIIKSAWAWHSSRNAGD; this is encoded by the coding sequence ATGAAGAAGAAAGTCCTTGTCGTTGGCGGTGCCGGCTATATCGGTTCGCACACCTGCCTTCTCCTCTCTGAGCGAGGATATGAACCAGTTGTTTTTGACAATCTGTCCAATGGGCATGAGGAATTCGTCCGCTGGGGACCCTTCGAACAGGGCGATATTCGCGACCGGGCGCGACTGGACGAAGTCTTCGCTAAACACCAGCCGGAAGCCGTTCTGCATTTCGCGGCGCTGATCGAAGTGGGCGAATCGGTGAAGCAGCCCGTCGCCTTTTACGATAATAACGTCATTGGCTCGCTCAACCTGCTCTCCGCCGCGATTGATGCTGGCGTCACCGCCTTTGTTTTCTCCTCCACCTGCGCCACCTACGGACTGCCGGAACAGGTGCCAATCGACGAGACGCACCGGCAAGCGCCGATCAATCCCTATGGCCGCACCAAATGGGTGGTGGAACAGGCGCTGAAGGACTACAGCGCCTATAAGGGCCTGCGCTCGGTCATGCTGCGCTATTTCAATGCCGCAGGCGCGGATTTCGAGGGCCGTATCGGCGAGTGGCACAAGCCGGAAACCCACGCCATTCCGCTCGCCATCGAGGCCGCACTTGGACGGCGTCAGGGCTTCAAGGTGTTCGGCACGGATTACGATACCCGCGACGGCACCTGCGTGCGCGATTACATCCACATTCTCGATCTTGCCGATGCCCATGTGCGGGCGGTGGATTACCTGCTGGCCGGCGGGGAAACCGTGGAACTCAACCTCGGCACCGGCACCGGCACCACGGTGAAGGAATTGCTGGCGGCAATCTCCGAGGTCTCCGGCCGCCCCTTCCCGGTCGAATATACCGGCCGGCGCGACGGCGATTCCACCACACTCGTGGCCAATAACGATAAGGCTAAAGAAGTTTTGGGCTGGGAACCGCGTTATTCCCTGTCGGATATCATCAAATCCGCCTGGGCATGGCATTCTTCCCGCAACGCCGGCGATTGA
- a CDS encoding DUF883 family protein, translated as MASVRSSVNDKIQQSLENGDAADVAAQLAQLREDLANLAKSVKALGVGASHELKAQAARVADDALTASGEMADSVRSEISSLNDNLTDQVQKNPLQSLGIAVGVGFVLALLTRR; from the coding sequence ATGGCAAGCGTGCGTAGCAGCGTTAATGACAAGATCCAGCAATCCCTCGAAAACGGTGATGCAGCCGACGTTGCGGCCCAGCTCGCCCAGCTTCGCGAAGATCTGGCAAATCTTGCCAAGAGCGTTAAGGCGCTTGGCGTCGGTGCCTCGCATGAGCTGAAGGCGCAGGCGGCTCGCGTGGCTGATGACGCGCTCACCGCCTCTGGCGAAATGGCCGACAGTGTTCGCAGCGAAATTTCGTCGCTGAACGATAATCTGACAGATCAGGTTCAGAAGAACCCGCTTCAGTCCCTCGGCATCGCCGTTGGCGTGGGCTTCGTGCTCGCTCTCCTCACACGTCGATAA
- the nspC gene encoding carboxynorspermidine decarboxylase, whose translation MLQTPYYLIDKTKLLRNMEKIAYVREKSGAKALLALKCFATWSVFDFMSQYMDGTTSSSLYEVRLGREKFGGETHAYSVAYADYEIDEVISNADKIIFNSIGQLERFAEKASGITRGLRLNPQVSSSSFDLADPARPFSRLGEWDVAKVDKVMDRISGFMIHNNCENGDFSLFDRMLTQIEEKFGSLLSRAEWVSLGGGIHFTGDNYPLDQFCDRLRAFSEKYGVQVYLEPGEASITKSTTLEVTVLDTLFNGKNLAIVDSSIEAHMLDLLIYRETAKVAPNEGEHPYMVCGKSCLAGDIFGDFRFDKELKVGDRISFQDAAGYTMVKKNWFNGVKMPAIAIKELDGTVRAVREFDFADFEQSLS comes from the coding sequence ATGCTTCAGACGCCTTATTACCTCATCGACAAGACAAAACTTCTTCGCAACATGGAGAAGATTGCCTATGTGCGGGAAAAATCCGGTGCCAAGGCGTTGCTGGCGCTGAAATGCTTCGCCACATGGTCGGTGTTCGATTTCATGTCGCAATATATGGACGGCACAACCTCGTCCTCGCTTTATGAAGTCCGCCTTGGCCGCGAGAAATTTGGCGGTGAAACGCACGCCTATTCCGTCGCCTATGCCGATTACGAAATCGACGAGGTGATCTCGAATGCGGACAAGATCATCTTCAACTCCATCGGCCAGCTGGAGCGTTTCGCGGAGAAGGCGTCGGGCATCACCCGGGGTCTGCGCCTCAATCCGCAGGTCAGCTCCTCGAGCTTCGATCTTGCCGATCCCGCGCGTCCCTTCAGCCGTCTTGGCGAATGGGACGTCGCCAAGGTCGACAAGGTCATGGACCGTATTTCCGGTTTCATGATCCACAACAATTGCGAAAACGGCGATTTTTCGCTGTTTGACCGGATGTTGACGCAGATCGAAGAGAAATTCGGATCGCTGCTGTCACGTGCCGAATGGGTCAGCCTTGGCGGCGGCATTCATTTCACCGGTGACAACTATCCGCTCGACCAGTTCTGCGACCGCCTCAGGGCGTTCTCGGAAAAATATGGCGTGCAGGTCTATCTGGAGCCCGGTGAAGCTTCGATTACCAAAAGCACCACACTTGAGGTGACGGTTCTCGACACGCTGTTCAACGGCAAGAACCTCGCCATCGTCGACAGCTCCATCGAAGCGCATATGCTTGATCTGCTGATCTACCGCGAAACCGCCAAGGTTGCGCCGAACGAGGGCGAACATCCCTATATGGTCTGCGGCAAGTCGTGCCTGGCGGGCGATATTTTCGGCGATTTCCGCTTCGACAAGGAGCTGAAGGTCGGCGACCGCATCTCCTTCCAGGACGCTGCCGGTTATACCATGGTCAAGAAGAACTGGTTCAACGGCGTGAAGATGCCGGCGATCGCCATCAAGGAACTGGACGGCACCGTGCGCGCCGTTCGTGAATTCGACTTTGCCGATTTCGAGCAAAGCCTGTCTTAA
- a CDS encoding saccharopine dehydrogenase family protein, which produces MKKNVLIIGAGGVAQVVAHKCAQNSDVLGDIHIASRTLEKCRKIVESVREKKSLKTDVKLEAHALDAMDIEATKALIKQTGVEIVINVGSSFVNMSVLRACMDAGVAYMDTAIHEDPTKICEAPPWYGNYEWKRAAECKEKGVTAILGVGFDPGVVNAYARLAKDEYFDKVTSVDIVDINAGSHGRWFSTNFDPEINFREFTGVVYSWQKGEWQTNQMFEVGQEFDLPVVGKQKAYMTGHDEVHSLSKNMDGADVRFWMGFGDHYINVFTVLKNLGLLSEKPVKTAEGLEVVPLKVVKAVLPDPSSLAPDYVGKTCIGDIVKGIKDGKEREVFIYNVADHKDAYEEVGSQGISYTAGVPPVAAAMLIATGEWDVKQMANVEELPPKPFLNILNKIGLPNRIKDENGDRALEF; this is translated from the coding sequence ATGAAGAAGAACGTTCTGATCATCGGCGCCGGTGGCGTAGCACAGGTCGTGGCGCATAAATGCGCCCAGAACAGCGATGTATTGGGAGACATTCATATTGCGTCACGGACTTTGGAAAAGTGCCGCAAGATTGTCGAGTCCGTACGCGAAAAGAAGAGCCTCAAGACAGATGTGAAACTTGAGGCCCATGCGCTTGACGCTATGGATATCGAGGCGACGAAAGCCTTGATCAAACAGACCGGCGTGGAAATCGTCATCAACGTCGGTTCGTCTTTCGTCAACATGTCCGTTCTTCGTGCCTGCATGGACGCAGGTGTTGCCTATATGGATACGGCGATCCATGAGGATCCGACCAAGATTTGCGAGGCGCCGCCGTGGTATGGAAACTACGAGTGGAAGCGCGCCGCTGAGTGCAAGGAAAAGGGCGTCACCGCCATTCTCGGCGTCGGTTTCGACCCCGGCGTGGTCAATGCCTATGCGCGCCTTGCCAAGGATGAATATTTCGACAAGGTCACTTCGGTCGATATCGTCGATATCAATGCCGGTAGCCATGGCCGCTGGTTCTCGACCAATTTCGATCCGGAAATCAACTTCCGCGAATTCACCGGCGTTGTCTATTCCTGGCAGAAGGGTGAGTGGCAGACGAACCAGATGTTCGAAGTCGGCCAGGAATTCGATTTGCCGGTTGTCGGCAAGCAGAAGGCCTACATGACCGGCCATGACGAAGTGCATTCGCTGTCCAAAAATATGGATGGCGCCGATGTGCGCTTCTGGATGGGCTTCGGCGATCACTACATCAACGTTTTCACGGTGCTGAAGAACCTTGGCCTCCTGTCCGAAAAGCCGGTCAAGACGGCTGAAGGCCTCGAAGTCGTGCCGCTCAAGGTGGTCAAGGCCGTGCTGCCCGATCCGTCTTCGCTGGCGCCTGACTATGTCGGCAAGACCTGCATCGGCGATATCGTCAAGGGCATCAAGGACGGCAAGGAACGCGAAGTCTTCATCTACAACGTGGCCGACCATAAGGACGCCTATGAAGAAGTTGGTTCGCAGGGCATTTCCTACACCGCCGGCGTTCCCCCGGTCGCCGCTGCCATGCTGATTGCGACGGGCGAATGGGATGTGAAGCAGATGGCCAATGTGGAAGAACTGCCGCCGAAGCCGTTCCTTAACATCCTGAACAAGATTGGTCTGCCGAACCGCATCAAGGATGAAAACGGCGATCGCGCGCTGGAGTTCTGA
- a CDS encoding DEAD/DEAH box helicase, whose amino-acid sequence MTDTQGIAPAIAQALEKRGYNDLTPVQKAMLAPDLADKDALVSAQTGSGKTVAFGIALATTLLSENTRFGQASAPLALAIAPTRELAMQVKRELEWLYEFAGVSIASCVGGMDIRNERRALERGAHIVVGTPGRLCDHIKRGALDLSSLRAVVLDEADEMLDLGFREDLEFILEESPDTRRTLMFSATVPRSIAKLAESYQKNAVRIATASEQKQHVDIEYRALLVSPSDRENAIINALRFYEARNAIVFCSTRAAVNHLTARLNNRGFSVVALSGELTQNERTHALQAMRDGRARVCVATDVAARGIDLPGLELVIHADLPTNSETLLHRSGRTGRAGQKGVSAIIVPVSQRRKAERLLEGAKVSPAWVRPPSVEEIVERDGARLLADPTLSEAVAEEERDFVNQLLEQHGAEKVAAAFVRLYHAGRSAPEDIFEVALDNSRKPRRDSFETVENNAPRRERSDFSDSAWFSLSVGRKQSAEPRWLIPMLCRFGKITRQDIGAIRMQQTETFVELAADAVDRFTSAIGKDMMLEKGIRLKALEGKPEMTGSAREDTRPAKAQRKFTKSDNAGAPRDDRKAEDKPWKKKKPFGDKPKFEGKKDKPFEKRGPKPTKG is encoded by the coding sequence ATGACAGACACCCAGGGTATCGCCCCGGCGATCGCGCAGGCGTTGGAAAAACGCGGCTACAACGACTTGACCCCCGTGCAGAAGGCCATGCTTGCGCCTGATCTCGCCGACAAGGACGCGCTGGTTTCCGCGCAGACCGGTTCCGGCAAGACGGTTGCCTTCGGCATCGCGCTCGCAACCACGCTGCTGTCGGAAAATACCCGCTTCGGTCAGGCTTCCGCGCCGCTCGCTCTTGCTATTGCACCAACCCGCGAACTGGCCATGCAGGTCAAGCGCGAGCTGGAGTGGCTTTATGAATTCGCCGGCGTGTCGATCGCATCCTGTGTCGGCGGCATGGATATCCGCAATGAGCGCCGTGCGCTGGAACGCGGCGCCCATATCGTCGTCGGTACGCCCGGCCGTCTCTGCGACCATATCAAGCGTGGCGCACTCGATCTGTCGTCGCTGCGCGCCGTAGTGCTGGACGAAGCCGACGAGATGCTCGATCTCGGCTTCCGTGAGGATCTGGAATTCATTCTGGAAGAATCGCCCGACACCCGCCGCACGCTGATGTTTTCGGCCACCGTGCCGCGCAGCATCGCCAAGCTGGCCGAAAGCTACCAGAAGAATGCCGTGCGCATCGCCACCGCTTCCGAACAGAAGCAGCATGTGGATATCGAATATCGCGCGCTTCTGGTGTCGCCGTCTGATCGCGAGAACGCCATCATCAACGCGCTGCGCTTTTACGAAGCCCGCAACGCCATCGTCTTCTGCTCCACCCGCGCCGCCGTCAATCATCTGACGGCCCGGTTGAACAATCGCGGCTTTTCGGTCGTGGCCCTCTCCGGCGAACTGACGCAGAACGAGCGCACGCACGCGCTGCAGGCCATGCGTGACGGCCGCGCCCGCGTTTGCGTGGCGACCGACGTTGCTGCCCGCGGCATCGACCTGCCTGGCCTGGAACTCGTCATCCATGCCGACCTGCCGACCAATTCCGAAACGCTTCTGCACCGTTCCGGCCGTACTGGCCGCGCCGGGCAGAAGGGCGTCAGCGCCATCATTGTGCCCGTGAGCCAGCGCCGCAAGGCCGAACGCCTTCTCGAAGGCGCCAAGGTCAGCCCGGCATGGGTTCGCCCGCCCTCCGTCGAAGAGATCGTCGAGCGCGACGGCGCACGGCTTCTGGCCGACCCGACACTCAGCGAAGCCGTGGCTGAGGAAGAACGCGATTTCGTCAACCAGCTGCTGGAACAGCACGGCGCGGAAAAAGTCGCCGCCGCCTTCGTGCGTCTCTATCACGCCGGGCGCTCGGCACCGGAAGACATTTTCGAGGTCGCGCTGGATAACAGCCGCAAGCCGCGCCGTGACAGTTTCGAGACGGTCGAAAACAACGCACCGCGCCGCGAGCGCTCCGACTTCTCCGACAGCGCGTGGTTCTCACTTTCCGTTGGCCGCAAGCAGAGTGCCGAACCGCGCTGGCTCATCCCGATGCTGTGCCGTTTCGGCAAGATCACCCGTCAGGATATCGGCGCCATCCGCATGCAGCAGACGGAGACCTTTGTTGAGCTGGCGGCCGATGCCGTTGACCGCTTCACCTCTGCCATCGGCAAGGACATGATGCTGGAGAAGGGCATTCGCCTGAAGGCGCTGGAAGGCAAGCCGGAAATGACCGGCAGTGCCCGTGAAGACACAAGGCCGGCAAAGGCCCAGCGGAAGTTCACCAAATCGGACAATGCAGGCGCGCCACGCGATGACCGCAAGGCTGAAGACAAGCCCTGGAAAAAGAAAAAGCCCTTCGGCGACAAGCCGAAATTCGAAGGCAAAAAAGACAAGCCGTTCGAGAAGCGTGGACCGAAGCCTACGAAGGGCTGA
- a CDS encoding aspartate kinase gives MARIVMKFGGTSVANLERIHNVARHVKREVDAGHEVAVVVSAMSGKTNELVDWVQNAAKVTGTNAASFYDAREYDAVVASGEQVTSGLLAITLQSMGINARSWQGWQIPIRTDNAHGAARILEIDGSDIVKRMGEGQVAVVAGFQGIGPDNRIATLGRGGSDTSAVAIAAAVKADRCDIYTDVDGVYTTDPRIEPKARRMKKIAFEEMLEMASLGAKVLQVRSVELAMVHKVRTFVRSSFEDPDAPGMGDLINPPGTLICDEDEIVEQEVVTGIAYAKDEAQISLRRVADRPGVSAAIFGPLAEAHINVDMIVQNISEDGSRTDMTFTVPSGDVAKALKVLDDNKAQIGFDVAQNETGLAKVSVIGIGMRSHAGVAASAFKALAEKNINIKAITTSEIKISILIDGAYAELAVRTLHSAYGLDKS, from the coding sequence ATGGCTCGCATTGTCATGAAATTCGGCGGCACGTCCGTCGCGAACCTCGAACGTATTCACAATGTCGCACGGCATGTGAAACGCGAAGTGGATGCCGGCCATGAAGTGGCCGTGGTCGTTTCCGCCATGTCGGGAAAAACCAACGAATTGGTGGACTGGGTGCAGAACGCCGCAAAGGTGACCGGCACCAACGCCGCCTCCTTCTATGATGCGCGCGAATATGACGCGGTTGTCGCATCCGGCGAGCAGGTCACATCAGGTCTTCTGGCGATCACCCTGCAGTCCATGGGTATCAATGCACGCTCCTGGCAGGGCTGGCAGATCCCGATCCGTACCGATAATGCGCATGGTGCCGCCCGTATTCTCGAGATTGACGGTTCGGATATCGTCAAGCGCATGGGTGAGGGACAGGTTGCCGTCGTTGCCGGTTTCCAGGGCATCGGCCCGGATAATCGCATCGCGACGCTTGGTCGCGGCGGCTCTGACACGTCGGCTGTGGCCATTGCCGCCGCCGTCAAGGCGGATCGTTGCGACATCTATACCGATGTCGACGGTGTCTACACGACCGATCCGCGCATCGAGCCCAAGGCTCGCCGCATGAAAAAGATCGCCTTCGAGGAAATGCTCGAAATGGCGTCTCTCGGCGCAAAGGTTCTTCAGGTTCGCTCCGTGGAGCTTGCCATGGTACACAAGGTGCGCACCTTCGTTCGCTCCAGTTTCGAGGATCCCGATGCGCCGGGCATGGGCGACCTCATCAACCCGCCCGGTACTTTGATTTGTGACGAGGATGAAATCGTGGAACAGGAAGTCGTAACCGGCATCGCCTATGCCAAGGATGAAGCACAGATTTCGCTGCGCCGCGTGGCCGACCGTCCGGGCGTTTCCGCCGCGATCTTCGGTCCGCTCGCCGAAGCGCATATCAATGTCGACATGATCGTGCAGAACATCTCCGAAGATGGCTCGCGCACCGACATGACCTTCACCGTTCCCTCGGGTGACGTTGCCAAGGCTCTCAAGGTTCTCGACGACAACAAGGCCCAGATCGGCTTCGATGTTGCGCAGAACGAGACGGGTCTTGCCAAGGTGTCCGTCATCGGTATCGGCATGCGCAGCCACGCCGGCGTTGCCGCCAGCGCCTTCAAGGCACTTGCCGAGAAGAACATCAACATCAAGGCCATCACCACGTCAGAGATCAAGATTTCGATCCTGATCGACGGCGCCTATGCCGAACTTGCCGTTCGCACTTTGCATTCGGCCTACGGTCTCGATAAGAGCTAA